Proteins encoded by one window of Orbaceae bacterium BiB:
- a CDS encoding glycine zipper 2TM domain-containing protein: MKRITTLAFLGAALLAGCQNSDVYSGDVYTADQAKQVQHVSYGTVLSVRPVKIQTNASSDGSSNNIVGTLGGAILGGFLGNTIGNGTGNSLAIAGGAIGGALIGGEVQDAVSQTNAVELEVRQENGSTIVLVQKASANEFQVGQEVRLVTNGKQVSASPR, from the coding sequence ATGAAAAGAATTACAACATTAGCATTTTTAGGCGCAGCTTTACTTGCTGGTTGTCAAAATAGTGATGTTTATTCTGGTGATGTTTATACCGCAGATCAAGCAAAACAAGTTCAACATGTTAGTTATGGTACAGTACTTTCAGTCCGTCCGGTAAAAATTCAAACAAATGCCTCATCAGATGGCTCATCAAATAACATTGTTGGTACATTAGGTGGCGCAATTCTTGGCGGCTTTTTAGGAAACACAATTGGTAATGGTACGGGTAATAGCTTAGCTATCGCTGGGGGAGCCATCGGTGGGGCTTTAATCGGTGGAGAAGTGCAAGACGCGGTTAGTCAGACTAATGCTGTAGAATTAGAAGTCCGTCAAGAAAATGGCTCAACGATTGTTTTAGTCCAAAAAGCATCAGCAAATGAGTTCCAAGTTGGTCAAGAAGTTCGTTTAGTTACCAATGGTAAACAAGTTAGTGCATCACCACGTTAA
- the gloA gene encoding lactoylglutathione lyase: MRILHTMIRVGNLQRSIDFYTKTMGMRLLRTSENPEYKYSLAFVGYNDENSAAVIELTYNWGTEKYDHGNAFGHVAIGVDDVAATCERIKQTGGKVTREAGPVKGGSTIIAFVEDPDGYKLELIENKQADKALGN, from the coding sequence ATGCGTATTTTACATACAATGATTCGTGTTGGTAATTTACAACGCTCAATTGATTTTTATACTAAAACAATGGGTATGAGATTACTAAGAACAAGTGAAAATCCTGAATATAAGTATTCACTCGCTTTTGTTGGTTATAATGATGAAAATAGCGCCGCAGTGATTGAATTAACCTATAACTGGGGTACTGAAAAATATGACCACGGTAATGCATTTGGTCATGTTGCGATTGGGGTTGATGATGTAGCAGCAACTTGTGAACGCATCAAACAAACGGGCGGTAAAGTGACTCGTGAAGCAGGCCCGGTCAAAGGTGGATCAACAATTATCGCTTTTGTTGAAGATCCTGATGGCTATAAGCTTGAGTTAATCGAGAATAAACAAGCTGATAAAGCATTAGGTAATTAA
- a CDS encoding Bax inhibitor-1/YccA family protein, with protein MNNYSPNGSIIEQSNSQVQTYMSHVYGWMTVGLALTGLVAWYASTSDSILRLLFSFNEYGYITSMSMFAWILVAAQLGLVFVLSGMINRLSGSTATMMFMLYSALSGLTLTSIFIMYTASSIVSVFFISAGMFAALAFYGYTTKRDLSGLGRFLFMGLIGILIASVVNIFMQSAPLMWAITYIGVFVFAGLTAYDTQKLKAFGEQLSTDDPSTFRRYAIFGALTLYLDFINLFIMLLRIFGERR; from the coding sequence ATGAATAATTATTCCCCTAACGGCTCTATTATTGAACAATCGAATAGTCAAGTTCAAACATATATGAGTCATGTGTATGGTTGGATGACAGTCGGTTTAGCATTAACTGGGTTAGTTGCTTGGTATGCGTCAACAAGTGATTCTATTTTACGTTTGCTATTTAGTTTTAATGAGTATGGTTATATTACTTCCATGAGTATGTTTGCATGGATTTTAGTCGCAGCTCAATTAGGACTAGTTTTTGTACTTTCTGGAATGATTAACCGTCTATCTGGTAGTACGGCAACGATGATGTTTATGTTATATTCAGCATTAAGTGGCTTAACACTAACATCGATTTTTATCATGTATACGGCTTCATCTATTGTCAGCGTGTTCTTTATTTCTGCTGGTATGTTTGCTGCTTTGGCATTTTATGGTTATACGACAAAACGTGATTTATCAGGTTTAGGCCGTTTCTTATTTATGGGGCTAATCGGTATTTTGATTGCTTCAGTCGTTAATATCTTTATGCAAAGTGCGCCGTTAATGTGGGCAATTACCTATATTGGTGTATTTGTTTTTGCTGGTTTAACAGCTTATGACACACAAAAATTAAAAGCATTTGGTGAACAGTTATCTACTGACGATCCAAGTACATTTAGACGTTATGCTATTTTTGGTGCGTTGACACTATATCTTGATTTCATTAACTTATTTATTATGTTATTAAGAATTTTTGGTGAGCGTCGATAG
- the moaE gene encoding molybdopterin synthase catalytic subunit MoaE: MNENSIVIVGDDSIDINHYYQWLSQSPEDGAIVTFTGKVRSLKSDIASLFLEHYQGMTEKVLMNIIDKAKERWDLNRVVVIHRVGEIFANENIVYVGVSSAHRKDSFAAAEFIMDVLKNEAPFWKKEKSLNGDSWVEAKKSDKESLKKWH; encoded by the coding sequence ATGAATGAAAATAGCATTGTAATTGTTGGTGATGATTCTATTGATATCAATCACTATTATCAGTGGTTGTCTCAGTCTCCCGAAGATGGCGCTATTGTGACATTTACAGGTAAAGTCAGATCATTAAAAAGTGATATTGCTTCTTTATTTCTTGAGCATTATCAAGGAATGACTGAAAAAGTTTTAATGAATATTATTGATAAAGCAAAAGAGCGCTGGGATCTTAATCGAGTTGTTGTGATCCATCGCGTTGGTGAAATATTTGCCAATGAAAATATTGTGTATGTGGGCGTGAGTAGCGCTCACCGGAAAGATTCATTTGCTGCGGCTGAGTTTATTATGGATGTTTTAAAAAATGAAGCGCCGTTTTGGAAAAAAGAGAAATCGCTCAACGGTGATAGTTGGGTTGAAGCAAAAAAATCTGATAAAGAGTCCTTGAAAAAATGGCATTAA
- the moaD gene encoding molybdopterin synthase sulfur carrier subunit → MIKILFFAQTRELVGVPSLTLEIEAITIADLINHLSLKGDNWQYALKEKQPLCAVNKQLVDESYIIQIGDEVAFFPPVTGG, encoded by the coding sequence ATGATTAAGATTCTATTTTTTGCGCAAACTAGAGAGCTTGTTGGTGTTCCTTCTTTAACTTTAGAGATTGAGGCGATAACTATTGCTGATTTGATTAATCATTTAAGTTTGAAAGGGGATAATTGGCAATATGCTTTAAAAGAGAAACAGCCTTTGTGTGCTGTAAATAAACAGTTGGTTGATGAAAGTTATATTATTCAAATAGGCGATGAAGTAGCCTTTTTTCCTCCCGTTACAGGTGGTTAA
- the moaC gene encoding cyclic pyranopterin monophosphate synthase MoaC, which translates to MTQFDNTPNNTNFTHINANGDAHMVDVTNKPPTMREAIAEAFVLMDPQTLAMIVNGQHHKGDVFATARIAGIQAAKKTWELIPLCHPLLLTKIEIQIEPDIDNSQVRIQALCRLTGQTGVEMEALVAASTAALTIYDMCKAVQKDMVISQVRLLSKSGGKSGDFRAKHD; encoded by the coding sequence ATGACACAATTTGACAACACCCCAAACAACACCAATTTCACTCACATTAATGCAAATGGTGATGCGCATATGGTGGATGTAACTAACAAACCGCCCACGATGAGAGAAGCGATTGCTGAAGCATTTGTTTTGATGGATCCACAAACATTAGCTATGATTGTTAATGGTCAGCATCATAAAGGTGATGTCTTTGCAACCGCTAGAATTGCAGGAATTCAGGCTGCTAAAAAGACATGGGAGTTAATTCCCCTATGCCATCCATTATTATTAACTAAAATTGAGATACAAATCGAACCAGATATCGATAATTCGCAGGTTAGAATTCAAGCGCTTTGTCGATTGACTGGACAAACTGGGGTTGAGATGGAAGCATTAGTCGCCGCATCAACGGCTGCATTAACCATTTATGATATGTGTAAAGCTGTACAAAAAGATATGGTAATTTCTCAAGTCAGATTGCTGTCTAAATCTGGCGGGAAATCTGGTGATTTTAGGGCCAAACATGATTAA
- a CDS encoding TIGR04211 family SH3 domain-containing protein — translation MNKKSLSTFVSFFVILSTCTFSVHAVEKYVSENLPIYLKRGPGNEYAIVGTLNSGDKVTELATSESGKYTQIRTDTGRVAWVNSNELTSTPSLKEQVGQLTNDLSNAQEKLSRLEQEKQTMLDDYSEKLSTAQQKITELEQLKNQLQAQSDEQQSQISLLSETVDESRQDLILKWFVRGGLVAGIGLVLGLILPLIMPRRRKKDRWMS, via the coding sequence ATGAATAAAAAATCACTCTCTACTTTTGTATCCTTTTTCGTCATTTTATCAACCTGCACTTTTAGTGTTCACGCTGTAGAAAAATATGTATCAGAAAATTTGCCAATCTATCTTAAAAGAGGACCTGGTAATGAATATGCGATTGTTGGTACTTTAAATTCTGGCGATAAAGTAACGGAATTAGCAACGAGTGAGAGTGGTAAATATACCCAAATCAGAACGGATACAGGAAGAGTAGCTTGGGTAAATTCAAACGAATTGACAAGTACACCAAGTCTAAAAGAGCAAGTTGGGCAACTGACTAATGATTTATCGAATGCCCAAGAAAAACTGAGTCGATTAGAGCAAGAAAAACAGACTATGCTTGATGACTATTCGGAAAAATTAAGTACTGCACAACAAAAAATTACAGAGTTAGAGCAACTCAAAAACCAATTACAAGCACAATCTGATGAACAGCAATCACAGATTTCATTACTTAGTGAAACTGTTGATGAAAGTAGGCAAGATTTAATTTTAAAATGGTTTGTACGAGGTGGCTTAGTCGCAGGAATTGGTTTAGTTTTAGGTTTAATACTACCATTAATTATGCCGCGCCGTCGTAAAAAAGATCGCTGGATGAGTTAA
- a CDS encoding multifunctional CCA addition/repair protein, whose product MKTYLVGGAVRDKLLNVAIVDRDWVVVGATPQNMLEQGFIQVGKDFPVFLHPKTKEEYALARTERKSGQGYNGFICDFNQDITLEQDLLRRDLTINAIAMDDDGHFIDPYHGINDLHQRILRHVSPAFAEDPLRVLRVARFAAKYHHYGFTIAPETLQLMTAIVESGEINHLTAERVWKETEKALATEDPQIYFDVLRKCNALAILFPELNNLFGIPQPEKWHPEIDSGIHTLLALKQSALLTTDLEVRFAVLCHDFGKAHTLPEQLPHHIGHGEKGITLVNQLCTRLKIANNYKKVACMICRYHDETHSINEMSAENIVALLNGIDVWRTPKHLEQLILSSLADFRGRENFANKPYPQAEYLKEAYIIAKSVSIQEIIATGLQGKAIQEELTYRRIIKLNLWQKTQFDYISNNQQKNSLIYKKKS is encoded by the coding sequence ATGAAAACATATCTCGTTGGCGGAGCTGTTAGAGATAAACTTTTAAACGTTGCCATAGTCGATCGAGACTGGGTGGTGGTTGGTGCTACTCCACAAAATATGCTGGAACAAGGCTTTATTCAAGTCGGAAAAGATTTTCCTGTTTTTTTGCATCCGAAAACGAAAGAAGAGTATGCTTTAGCCAGAACAGAACGGAAATCAGGTCAAGGTTATAACGGCTTTATTTGTGACTTTAATCAAGATATCACGCTAGAACAAGATCTACTACGTCGAGATTTAACCATTAATGCCATTGCGATGGATGATGATGGTCACTTTATTGATCCCTATCATGGTATTAATGATTTGCATCAGCGAATCTTACGTCATGTATCCCCTGCTTTTGCTGAAGATCCGTTACGAGTACTCAGAGTCGCCAGATTCGCAGCTAAATATCATCATTATGGTTTTACTATTGCCCCAGAAACATTGCAACTAATGACTGCGATTGTCGAATCTGGAGAAATCAACCACCTAACAGCAGAAAGAGTCTGGAAAGAGACTGAAAAAGCTTTGGCGACAGAAGATCCTCAAATCTATTTTGATGTTCTGAGAAAATGTAATGCCTTAGCAATACTGTTTCCTGAATTAAATAATTTATTTGGTATTCCCCAACCAGAAAAATGGCATCCTGAAATTGACTCAGGCATTCACACTTTACTGGCACTCAAACAATCAGCCCTATTAACAACAGATTTAGAAGTCCGATTTGCTGTACTATGTCACGATTTTGGTAAAGCTCACACATTGCCAGAGCAACTACCTCACCATATAGGACATGGTGAGAAAGGAATAACATTAGTTAATCAGCTATGTACTCGATTAAAAATAGCCAATAATTATAAAAAAGTGGCCTGTATGATATGCCGCTACCATGATGAAACACACTCTATTAATGAAATGTCGGCAGAAAATATCGTTGCCTTACTCAATGGAATAGATGTGTGGCGAACTCCAAAACATCTTGAACAACTCATTTTAAGTAGTTTAGCTGACTTTCGGGGGCGCGAAAACTTCGCTAATAAGCCCTATCCACAAGCAGAATATTTAAAAGAAGCTTATATAATTGCAAAATCTGTCTCTATACAAGAAATAATTGCAACAGGATTACAAGGAAAAGCAATTCAAGAAGAACTAACTTATCGTAGAATAATTAAACTAAATCTGTGGCAAAAAACACAATTTGATTATATCTCAAACAATCAACAAAAAAATTCACTAATTTATAAAAAAAAGAGTTGA
- a CDS encoding transposase produces the protein MSKKYDPQFKQEAINLALNSKQTYRQTANDLGINYKTFCNWMYQTMNKPTYQAIKLNKKPDYQELELRKKEINILKKAAQYFASRK, from the coding sequence ATGAGTAAAAAATACGATCCTCAATTTAAACAAGAAGCGATTAATTTAGCCCTAAATAGCAAACAAACTTATCGACAAACAGCCAATGATTTAGGTATAAATTACAAAACATTTTGTAATTGGATGTACCAAACGATGAATAAACCGACCTATCAAGCGATAAAATTAAATAAAAAACCAGACTATCAAGAACTTGAGCTACGTAAAAAGGAGATCAACATCTTAAAAAAGGCCGCTCAGTACTTTGCGAGCCGGAAATAG
- a CDS encoding fimbrial protein: protein MKKTLLVTTLAALFSTSMAQAATTGVAGGQVNFFGSVTDVSCTVSVDGQGSDSSIYLAPVSVSEITKADTLYKAKSFTIDVSNCLPAATEGKTKTISVNWTGGNLLEGSNNGYLANSYMELSGATNVQFVLATDSSSTLTNKIIPGDNTQPQATATVISGLAGGDVSRFVYYVGYVSSQPTAVTPGQLSSYATYEITYD from the coding sequence ATGAAAAAAACATTATTAGTAACGACTTTAGCGGCATTATTTTCGACATCAATGGCTCAAGCTGCGACGACTGGTGTAGCTGGTGGACAAGTCAATTTCTTTGGTTCTGTAACGGATGTATCTTGTACCGTTTCTGTCGATGGTCAAGGTAGTGATTCAAGTATTTATCTTGCACCCGTTTCAGTGAGTGAAATTACTAAAGCTGATACCTTATATAAAGCAAAATCATTTACAATTGATGTAAGCAATTGTTTGCCTGCCGCAACTGAAGGTAAGACAAAAACTATTTCAGTAAATTGGACTGGCGGAAATTTATTAGAAGGTTCAAACAATGGTTATTTGGCAAACAGTTATATGGAGCTCTCTGGTGCGACAAATGTTCAATTTGTTTTAGCAACGGATTCAAGTTCTACTTTGACAAACAAAATCATTCCGGGTGATAATACTCAACCACAAGCAACAGCAACGGTTATTTCTGGTCTTGCTGGTGGTGATGTTTCTCGTTTTGTTTATTATGTTGGTTATGTTTCTTCACAACCTACAGCGGTAACACCAGGTCAATTATCTAGTTATGCAACTTATGAAATTACTTATGACTAG
- a CDS encoding molecular chaperone has translation MKITILFFSLVFSFFSYANNIIVNGTRFIYPSNEKEITIQMTNSADRPAIAQAWLDNGNANESPDTIKTPFQITPPISRIEAKGGQVLRIKLMNKAEIPTDKESLWWLNILDIPSVSKKAGKDENVLQLAIRSRFKFFYRPVNLGSPESAIEKLSFSAKGKQLTINNNSPFYVTITKISTENKIALNAKTSMIAPFSTEVVTLNKILKSGDKATINTLNDYGADVTRTIKIY, from the coding sequence ATGAAAATAACGATACTTTTTTTTAGCTTAGTTTTTAGTTTTTTTTCTTATGCTAATAATATCATTGTTAATGGTACTCGCTTTATCTACCCTAGCAATGAAAAAGAGATTACCATTCAGATGACCAATTCAGCTGATCGTCCGGCCATAGCTCAAGCTTGGTTGGATAATGGTAATGCTAATGAATCACCAGATACGATAAAGACCCCATTTCAAATAACCCCGCCTATATCTAGGATCGAGGCAAAAGGTGGACAGGTTTTACGTATAAAACTAATGAATAAAGCTGAAATACCAACTGATAAAGAAAGTTTATGGTGGCTAAATATTTTAGATATTCCTTCTGTATCGAAAAAAGCAGGGAAAGATGAAAATGTATTACAATTAGCGATTCGTTCACGTTTTAAATTTTTCTATCGTCCAGTAAATTTAGGTTCTCCTGAGTCAGCAATTGAAAAATTATCATTTTCAGCCAAGGGAAAACAGTTAACCATTAATAATAACTCTCCTTTTTATGTCACTATTACTAAAATTTCAACGGAAAATAAAATTGCTTTGAATGCTAAGACATCAATGATAGCGCCATTTTCAACTGAAGTAGTGACGTTAAATAAAATTTTAAAATCAGGTGACAAAGCAACCATTAATACGCTAAACGATTATGGTGCGGATGTTACTCGAACGATAAAAATTTATTAA
- a CDS encoding fimbria/pilus outer membrane usher protein, with protein MLKPNPLKIKICFFTALTYFSGAAIADTPVEYEFNTGFLVGQKENIDLTRFNKASIDEGQYSVDVYTNEQWRGRYELDIIKQTNGVLGVCYTAKMLDDFGINARELNKTLSNDADFCGELSQWNNSDNIKDIFEPSSLKLLISVPQLYVLSTSAGYVSSEFWDEGIPALNVSYNSNYYDSHTSGNSAEDSQSFYLSLDSGLSVNGWLLKNNGNVTWQKKGGFEWNSNQTYLQKSIAAIKSNAVLGQFYTEGSLFDSIKMKGAKLTTDDNMYPDGMSSFAPDINGVAMSNALVTVRQNGNVIYQTTVSPGPFSIKDISSIGFGGDLDVTVKEADGSENSFIVPYASISQLSRPGFTHYQVAIGKADIDSLSNKPNILQASIQHGLNNTFTVYSGVTLFDDYQAYLVGTGVNMGIGALGFDVTYAKTSIDDISKSGYNYRLSFNRQISETNTNLIISASHSSSEDYLDTNEALYFVDYYKRNIKSSSLARKNVFNSTINQNLPNGYGSLYLTGQIYNYWGDSKTRKQIQQTYNNSIGNLSYSLTFSRVYSENSTDNRISLSFNYPLGSINRRATLTANTLFNNSSFGSSQVGVNGTLDDAGLAIYGVNSAVATGGNQSIALNTNYRSTISNVSANFSQGNHYRQFGAGANGSLVVHSGGVTFTPNTSNTMVLVEAKDAEGAAIAGSLGIKVDGNGYALASNIRPYRLNTIAIDPKGSDENVTFNNTSTQIVPYEGTITKVKFETKIEKIRVFNVVNSSGQPLTFGQNIINSNNESIGVVGQGGQVFISDDKATQAIVDGINGKCSFSLDDSNQSDKVCL; from the coding sequence ATGTTAAAACCTAACCCATTAAAAATTAAGATCTGTTTCTTTACTGCATTGACTTATTTTAGTGGAGCAGCCATTGCAGACACTCCTGTTGAATATGAATTTAATACCGGCTTTTTAGTCGGTCAAAAAGAAAATATTGATCTTACCCGTTTTAATAAAGCATCTATTGATGAAGGGCAGTATTCAGTAGATGTTTATACGAATGAGCAGTGGCGTGGCCGTTATGAGTTAGATATTATTAAACAAACTAACGGGGTATTAGGCGTTTGCTATACCGCTAAAATGTTAGATGACTTTGGTATTAATGCTAGAGAATTAAATAAAACACTGAGTAATGATGCCGATTTTTGTGGTGAGTTATCGCAGTGGAATAATAGCGATAATATTAAAGACATCTTTGAACCATCTTCTTTAAAACTATTAATTTCTGTGCCACAACTTTATGTCCTGTCTACTTCGGCTGGTTATGTATCATCCGAGTTTTGGGACGAAGGTATCCCGGCTTTGAATGTGAGTTACAATAGTAACTATTATGATAGTCATACTTCGGGTAACTCAGCTGAAGATAGCCAATCATTTTATTTAAGCTTAGATAGCGGGTTATCGGTTAATGGTTGGTTATTAAAAAATAACGGTAATGTGACTTGGCAAAAGAAAGGTGGTTTTGAATGGAATAGTAATCAAACCTATTTGCAAAAATCGATTGCAGCCATTAAGTCTAATGCCGTACTCGGGCAGTTTTATACCGAAGGTTCACTTTTTGATAGTATAAAAATGAAAGGTGCAAAACTAACGACGGATGATAATATGTACCCTGATGGTATGTCATCATTTGCCCCTGATATTAATGGGGTAGCCATGAGCAATGCGTTAGTTACTGTTCGTCAAAATGGTAATGTTATTTATCAAACAACGGTATCACCTGGTCCATTTAGCATCAAAGATATTTCCTCAATTGGTTTTGGTGGTGATTTAGATGTAACGGTTAAAGAAGCGGATGGTAGTGAAAATAGTTTTATTGTTCCTTATGCCTCTATTTCTCAATTATCAAGGCCCGGTTTTACTCATTATCAAGTGGCTATCGGTAAAGCAGATATTGATAGCCTAAGTAATAAGCCCAATATACTCCAAGCAAGTATTCAACATGGTTTGAATAATACTTTTACCGTGTATTCAGGGGTCACACTGTTTGATGATTATCAAGCCTACTTAGTCGGTACTGGTGTTAATATGGGGATTGGTGCATTAGGATTTGATGTTACTTACGCTAAAACATCAATAGATGATATATCAAAAAGTGGCTATAATTATCGATTATCCTTCAATCGGCAAATTAGTGAAACCAATACTAACTTAATTATTAGCGCCTCGCATTCAAGCTCCGAAGATTATTTAGATACTAACGAAGCGTTATATTTTGTTGATTATTACAAACGAAACATTAAAAGTAGCTCATTAGCACGAAAAAATGTATTTAATTCAACCATCAATCAAAATTTACCTAATGGTTATGGCAGCCTTTATTTGACGGGGCAAATCTATAATTATTGGGGAGATTCAAAAACACGCAAACAAATTCAACAAACCTATAATAATAGTATTGGTAACTTATCATATTCGTTAACATTTTCCCGTGTTTATTCAGAAAATAGTACTGATAATCGTATTTCTCTTAGCTTTAACTACCCATTAGGTAGTATTAATAGACGTGCTACGTTGACCGCCAATACCTTATTTAATAATTCAAGTTTTGGCTCGTCACAAGTTGGCGTGAATGGCACACTTGACGATGCTGGCCTAGCAATCTATGGTGTTAATAGTGCCGTTGCAACGGGTGGCAACCAAAGTATCGCCTTAAATACCAATTACCGTTCAACCATTTCTAATGTTAGTGCTAATTTTAGCCAAGGTAATCATTACCGACAATTTGGTGCTGGTGCAAATGGCTCACTAGTAGTTCATAGCGGTGGCGTAACTTTCACCCCAAATACCTCAAATACCATGGTTCTTGTGGAAGCCAAAGATGCCGAAGGTGCGGCTATTGCAGGTTCTTTGGGAATAAAAGTCGACGGCAACGGTTACGCACTAGCGTCTAATATTAGGCCTTATAGACTGAATACAATAGCCATCGATCCAAAAGGTAGCGATGAAAATGTCACGTTTAATAATACATCAACTCAAATCGTGCCTTATGAAGGAACTATCACCAAAGTTAAGTTTGAGACTAAAATAGAAAAAATAAGAGTCTTTAATGTGGTCAATAGCAGTGGCCAACCGCTAACCTTTGGGCAAAATATAATTAATAGTAATAATGAATCAATCGGTGTAGTAGGTCAAGGTGGTCAGGTCTTTATTTCCGATGATAAGGCAACGCAAGCTATCGTTGATGGTATTAACGGTAAGTGTTCATTTTCATTAGATGATAGCAACCAAAGTGATAAGGTCTGTTTATGA
- a CDS encoding fimbrial protein — protein sequence MKIVIKFFLILNLFFIGQSYATCTKLDTQPVILYLDMGTVVVNPNLKVGDIIAQQSFPFPETSNMFYCYSGDILEGMVNTGLFTTNSNKIYQTNIPGVGIQMARNTNIYPYDYVAKSNNNIFIAAGNFIVTLFKTSEIVGSGPLSSGNYTTYGPQGGGIATSGLTTYMSTNGTKIVSPSCSVVSGAQQNVYLEPVNYTKLKTIGATAGDTNFKIELKCSGGASINSGFDNISIAFSGTIPSNLTNSDGVLANEVSSNGAQGVGIQVLDSNKSAVVFDKKYIVGSLASTEISYYVTPNYTARYYRYGSSITAGLVESKMIFNITYD from the coding sequence ATGAAAATAGTAATTAAATTTTTTTTGATTCTCAATTTATTTTTTATTGGTCAAAGTTATGCTACTTGTACAAAATTAGATACACAGCCGGTGATACTGTATTTAGATATGGGAACAGTTGTTGTTAATCCTAACCTAAAAGTAGGTGATATTATCGCGCAACAATCGTTTCCTTTTCCCGAAACAAGTAACATGTTTTATTGTTATTCAGGTGACATCTTAGAGGGCATGGTAAATACTGGTTTATTTACAACAAATAGTAATAAAATTTACCAAACTAATATTCCGGGTGTTGGTATACAAATGGCGAGAAATACCAATATTTACCCTTATGATTATGTGGCGAAAAGTAATAATAATATTTTTATAGCTGCAGGTAATTTTATTGTTACGCTGTTCAAAACCAGTGAAATAGTCGGTTCAGGGCCTTTATCGAGTGGTAATTACACCACCTATGGACCACAAGGTGGTGGAATTGCTACTTCGGGTTTAACCACTTATATGAGTACTAATGGCACAAAAATTGTTTCGCCTTCTTGCTCGGTGGTGAGTGGTGCTCAGCAAAATGTTTATTTAGAGCCTGTGAACTATACAAAATTGAAAACGATTGGTGCAACCGCGGGGGATACTAATTTTAAAATAGAATTAAAATGTAGCGGCGGGGCATCGATAAATTCGGGTTTTGACAATATATCAATAGCATTTTCTGGCACCATTCCATCTAATTTAACCAATTCAGATGGTGTGCTGGCAAACGAGGTAAGTTCTAATGGTGCACAAGGTGTTGGTATTCAGGTTTTAGATAGTAATAAATCTGCTGTTGTATTTGATAAGAAATACATTGTTGGTTCGTTAGCCTCTACCGAAATCAGTTATTATGTTACCCCAAACTATACCGCGCGTTATTATCGATATGGCAGTAGTATAACGGCGGGTCTTGTCGAATCAAAAATGATATTTAATATAACCTATGATTAA
- a CDS encoding transposase, protein MNTVKRPRRTFNDDFKQQMVNLYQHGKSRSELIAEYDLTPSALDRWIAQATQSGSFKTKDNRSLEEQELIALRKELKQLRMENDILKQAALIMGRKSQ, encoded by the coding sequence ATGAATACAGTCAAACGACCTAGACGAACATTTAATGATGATTTTAAACAACAGATGGTTAATTTATATCAGCATGGTAAGTCACGTAGTGAGCTAATAGCCGAATATGATCTCACACCATCAGCATTAGATCGTTGGATTGCTCAAGCCACGCAAAGTGGTTCATTCAAAACAAAAGATAATCGTAGCCTAGAGGAGCAGGAATTAATTGCTCTACGCAAAGAGCTTAAGCAGCTTCGTATGGAAAACGATATCCTAAAGCAAGCCGCACTGATAATGGGACGAAAATCGCAGTGA